One Rhea pennata isolate bPtePen1 unplaced genomic scaffold, bPtePen1.pri scaffold_26, whole genome shotgun sequence genomic region harbors:
- the LOC134154365 gene encoding olfactory receptor 14C36-like, producing MVKVWEETADFNISSSHPSAHQITEWGEQMSNSSSFNRFLLQAFANTRELQLLHFALFLGIYLAAFLGNGLIITTIACNHRLHTPMYFFLLNLSILDLGTISTTVPKSMANSLWDTRAISYSGCAAQLFFLVLFIFAGYFLLTAMAYDRYFAICRPLHYGTLMGSRACVKMAAAAWASGFLCAVLHTANTFSIPLCQGNILEQFFCEIAQILKLSCSDTSLREVRLIVVSACLVSGCFVFTVLSYVEIFTAVLRIPSEQGQHKAFSMCLPHLAVVSLFVSTITFAHLKPPSISSPSLDLVMAVLYSVVPPTVNPLFYSMRNKELQDAVRKQIRWVQCREQ from the exons atgGTCAAAGTGTGGGAGGAAACTGCAGACTTCAACATCTCCTCTTCTCACCCATCAGctcaccaaatcacagaatgg GGGgagcaaatgtccaacagcagctccttcaacaGGTTCCTCCTCCAGGCATTTGCCAACAcacgggagctgcagctcctgcactttgCGCTCTTcttgggcatctacctggctgccttcctgggcaatggcctcatcatcacaaCCATAGCCTGCAACCACCGCCTCCACACCCctatgtacttcttcctcctcaacctctccatccttgaccttggcaccatctccaccactgtccccaaatctatggccaattccctgtgggacaccagagccatttcctactcaggatgtgctgcccagctcttttttcttgtccttttcatttttgctgggtattttcttctcactgccatggcctatgaccgctattTTGCCATCTGCAGACCCTTGCACTATGGGACcctcatgggcagcagagcttgtgtcaaaatggcagcagctgcctgggccagtggttttctctgtgctgtcctgcacactgctaacacattttcaataccactctgccaaggcaacatcctagagcagttcttctgtgaaattgcccagatcctcaagctctcctgctcagacacCAGCCTCAGGGAAGTCAGGCTTATTGTGGTTAGTGCCTGTTTAGtctctgggtgttttgttttcactgtgctgtcctatgtggagatcttcactgctgtgctgaggatcccatCTGAGCAGGGCCaacacaaagccttttccatgtgcctccctcacctggctgtggtctccctcTTTGTCAGCACTATTACGTTTGCCCATCTGAAGCcgccctccatctcctccccatctctggaTCTGGTGATGGCAGTTCTGTACTCTGTTGTGCCTCCAACAGTAAACCCGCTcttctacagcatgaggaacaaggagctgcaagatgcagtgaggaagcaGATCAGGTGGGTACAATGTCGGGAGCAGTAA